In Leptospira licerasiae serovar Varillal str. VAR 010, the sequence GGAGGAGACTTCGTAGATCTGATTTCCGATCGGACCGGCAGAGCTCTCGGGATATTTATATGCGATGTGACCGGGCATGGAACAGGAGCTGCGATGTTGGCTGCCATGGTAAAAATGGCTCTCGCAGATTGGTCCGACTATTTAAGTGATCCAGGATACATGCTTGCAAAAATGAGAGCTCAGCTTATGGGGAAGCTGAACGGAAATTTTGTGACTGCGACCATGATCACATTCTATCCGGAATCGGGGCGGATCTTGATCGCAAACGCGGGACATCCGGAAGCGATATTGATACGTAAAGCGAATGGAAAACATGAGACTTATCGCCCTACAGGAATTGCGATCAATGAGTTTTTATCCACTCCGAACTATCAAACCTTAAAGACTGAATTGACTAAAGGAGATAAGCTCATTCTTTATACCGATGGTCTCCCTGAAGCAAGGTCTAAAGAAGGGGATTTTTACGGAGACGACAGATTTCTAGATCTTCTCAAAAACTTTTCGGAATTAGAGCCTGAACTATTTTGCAATTCAGTGATCGGAAAGATCCAACATTTTACGGAAGAAGAACAAAGTTCCCATGACGACATGGCAATGGTCGTTCTGGAATATTTAGGTTAACTCTTTTTATATTTTTCTTTTGTTCTCCTGTAGGAATGATTTTATTCCGTCCGATATGTATAACAACCTTTCGGTAAAGTTATGATAACCTTGAAAAATCGGATTAGGGTTTATTGGGATATACTTGTATTTATCTGTATCTTTTGGGCTTCCCTTGAATCCCCCCTGCGGATCGTTATTAACTACGACCCGAACTTACTCCTTACCTGCATTTATTTCTTCATCGATTTCGTTTTCGCTTTGGATATTCTTTGGAATTGTTTTACTCCGGAATATAAAGACGGTAAATGGATCTTAACCCGTTCGCAAGTGATCAAGGACTATTTGGGATCGTGGTTTATTATCGACCTGATTGCTGCTCTACCTTTGGAATATGCCACAACCACGATTTTCGGGCTCCAACAGTCCCAATATCCTTATTTGTATCTATTATTAGGCGTTACCCGTATCTTAAAGGTATTTCGGATATCGGATATCTTGCAAAGGATCAATCTTGCGTTCCAGCCGACTCCTGGAATACTGAGATTGGTCCTCTTTGCTTTTTGGGCAACATTAGTCGCTCATTGGTGCGCCGTCGGATGGTTATATGTGGATGATCTCTTGGATTATCAAACCGGATGGTCCGAGTATATTATCGCTCTGTATTGGACCGTGGCGACTATTGCAACGGTAGGTTATGGGGATATCACACCTTCGACCGATTCGCAAAGGATATATACGATATTCGTAATGATATTGGGTGCGGGCGTGTATGCTACCGTCATCGGAAATATAGCCAGTATTTTAGGAAGCCTGGATCTTGCTAAAGCCGCTCAAAGGAAAAAAATGGCTCAGGTAGATTCGTTTTTGAAAGCCAGAAATATTTCCCAAAATATTCGCAGAAGGGTCCGCGATTATTACATGTACATTATAGACAGAGGATGGGGAGAGGACGAGAACGCTCTTTTGAACGATCTTCCTATATCATTAAGAAGAGAAGTAAAGATCCAATTACACCGTGATCTATTGGAGAAGGTACCTTTTTTGAAAGGTGCGGATCCGGCATTGGTAACTAGTCTCGTCTTTTCAATGAAACCAATGATCTTTTTGGAAGGGGATACGATTTTCAGAAGAGGGGAAAAAGGAGACGACCTATATATTTTAAGCGAAGGATCTGTCGACATTTTGGACTCCGACGAGAAAACGATCTTGTTGAGCTTACAAGAAGGACAATTTTTCGGGGAACTAGCGCTGGTGATGGACGCACCAAGGTCCGCAACTGTTCGAGCTACAACTACATGCGAGATCTATACTTTAAGTAAAACGGATTTTGATAACGTTTTGAAAAGATTTTCTCAATTTAGGTCGGCGATCGAGGAATCCGTAGCTCATTTAAAAAAGAGATAACGGTATTTTGGATCCAGTAGTTTCCTTTCAAAATTAGTTGACCAAGCAAAGTAGTCTGTTAAAAAGCACGGGGAGAAATAGGAGTCTTTATGTTACCGGTAATACCGTTAAATTATTTAGCAATTTTGGTTGGAGTTCTTGCAAACGTAGTCATCGGATTTCTTTGGTTCGGTCCGA encodes:
- a CDS encoding cyclic nucleotide-binding domain-containing protein; the encoded protein is MITLKNRIRVYWDILVFICIFWASLESPLRIVINYDPNLLLTCIYFFIDFVFALDILWNCFTPEYKDGKWILTRSQVIKDYLGSWFIIDLIAALPLEYATTTIFGLQQSQYPYLYLLLGVTRILKVFRISDILQRINLAFQPTPGILRLVLFAFWATLVAHWCAVGWLYVDDLLDYQTGWSEYIIALYWTVATIATVGYGDITPSTDSQRIYTIFVMILGAGVYATVIGNIASILGSLDLAKAAQRKKMAQVDSFLKARNISQNIRRRVRDYYMYIIDRGWGEDENALLNDLPISLRREVKIQLHRDLLEKVPFLKGADPALVTSLVFSMKPMIFLEGDTIFRRGEKGDDLYILSEGSVDILDSDEKTILLSLQEGQFFGELALVMDAPRSATVRATTTCEIYTLSKTDFDNVLKRFSQFRSAIEESVAHLKKR